Sequence from the Fundulus heteroclitus isolate FHET01 chromosome 7, MU-UCD_Fhet_4.1, whole genome shotgun sequence genome:
aaaaaaaaaaaaaaaaaagaaatttgtgtttcatttgaatgaaataaaactcCTTACCTGtgaattattactttttttagtgcaaTGACAGCGAAACCTGTCAAAAGGAGAAAGATTATCCCAATAACAGGGATGAGGATCCAAAGCATAGGAGGAGCTGTAGTGAGAGATAAAATACGAGTTAATATTGTCAAACAAATTCCCAATTAAATTTGTGCTTCCAGCTCCCCGTTCCATATCTGCCTTGAGTTTTAATTAAGTAGAGCGATAAGCCTCTTTAGTTAAGTAACAATCCAGCATCGCCTTTCTATGCATCCAATACTGCTGCATATGTAATTCGATCTCCAGCTAAGACAGGCGAGCACAGATGTCATGAGCATCACACATTTAAGGCACCATATGTACTGTACAGATATGAAGCTTTTCAAAGGGCGGCTTAGAGGTTGTAGCACTGAGCCAAAAGAAACATTACTTGATCTCATGCGATCTTTTGTCTGCactgaggaagatttattaatCAAAGGCACCAGCAGAGTAAAAGTCAAACCTATTCACCAACTAAATAAACTAATATTTATTTGACCCCATGGGACACTCTTAGACTTTGTACTGAGCATTGAATTTTACTCCGAAGATGGTCAGATAAAAAGTAAgtattaaaaaaggaaacaacagCACCGGTAACATGCATTAGCCATAACACTGCACCAGTTTCTACactattcatttaaaacatcatGTGCCGTACAAGATGGTGCTGCATAATGAACGACAGGACTTGATATTTCAGAAAACGAGCTTCACTTATGTCTGGAGCCGCGTAAAATATGCTTTTAGAGACGGCAGTTTGTGTTGCAAGACGAGCAATATTGTGACCGACGTTTTGGCAAATAAATAACAATCGCAAAATTGAAAAATATATGACGCAAGTGACTTGATCaaacaataaatagataaaagtTTGTATCCAGCCTAAAGAAACCTGACCTTCTCTGAGTTTTGGTACCAAAGTCTTCTCCTGGTCCCAAAACTTGTGCCGGACAATGCAGGTCAGGTTTTCTGGATCCATGAGTTCAGGGTTCTCCAGCTGACTCTCCACTGTTACTGATCCATCTGGGTCCTGCTGCTGTGTCACAGACTCATTTCCTGCAAGACTCCAGCTGATGTTAGCAGCAGGTTTCCCTCTTTCTGCTCTGCACACTGCCACCATCTTGTTGTTCCGACGTTCTAACCAGGCAGATAATTCAGGAGGAGCTGAACCAGCAAAGACAAAAATGGACAGATATTATACCTCCATGACGTATGAAAAGGTTAACCACATCACAATaatacaaatgttttgttactttttcatatttaaggATTTACAAAAGTAAGTATTGAAATCATTCAATTATGATTTCAGTAACAATGTCTATAAAAAGCATATTGCTTATTTGAGACCTTAAGTTGTTACAACATATACTTATACTGTGCTCCTGTTATGTTCCAGTCATAAAATGTTGCATggtaagatatatatatatatatatatatatatatatatatatatatttaaaaaaaagtttcctaccTGTGACATCCACTTCAGTGATAAAATTGTCATTTCCTCCGGTGTAAACTAATTCACACTTGTAAGCCCCAACATCActggctgaaaagtttgggatgTGCAGGAATGACTGACCAATTGAATTGTTTCGGATAGACTTTCCATCGTTGCAGGAGTCAAAGCTTTCGCCTTCATTACTAAAGGAAATCTTGCACTTTTTGTGGTTCAGTTCAATGTCCCAGATAACAAACATTGTCTTTATCCACGTCCTATTACTGCACTGCAGTTCCACAGTGCTCCCAAGATTGTAAACTGCCTTTCTGTTGactgcaagaaaaaaacaatagctCACATTACACTTGGTAACGGTGgcaattaaatgtttatttgattATTCAAACAGATTACACAATGTTTATGGATTCCATTATGGGAAAATACTAGATTATCCCAAACATAATTCTTAGCAGGCCAcaaatatttaatctaaaatgaaGTAGAGAGTTAAAAACAAGTGGATCAAAACACATTATTGTACATGTTCATTATTACAGAATGCAAATTAGCTAAGATAAGCTTAAGAAAATTAATTTACCATAAACCTTCGGAGGTGAAGCAGTTGAGTTTGAGATCACAGAGGTATTTGAGTTAGTATTTCCTGAGAGACACAGACGTGAATGTTAGGAAAAGCTTAGTAACACAGAGTGAGTTTTTTAGGTCGGCATCAGTGATTAATTCAGATTCTGTGATCATTCAACAAGTGAACAGAACAAGTAGTTGGTTAATTCATTAGATGACAATCTCAGCTTGCACATGAAACAGTAAATTTCCAAAGCGGTGAGAGAACAAGCTGTGCAGTGTGATTAGCGTTGAAGCAACTCTTAGAGAAGGTGCATTTTGTGGAGGTTCCTACAAAGCAACAAACAGAACTCTAAAACCTAACCAGACAGGTAGCAGTACTGTTACAATCTCTTGTGGTTACAGTTGTAATCTGCACTGTAAAGAAAAGGTGTGTGGCATTACTAAAAACCTAACCAAAAAGAATATGCAATGGAAAAATCAGGGCTCACTAAGCACACATCTGCTGGGTAGCCAGACAGGCTCTGATGTTTGTTTACCTCTGACAGCAAAACAGTGAGTGCAGGTGGGATGTGGAAACCACAAACCGGAGACCCCCTCAGAGGGGAGAAGCAGTGTCACCCTGATCTGACAACAGGGTTTTCACTGCAGAGGCGAGTGGCAGTGTGCCACTTGCTCGTTCAGAGGATATGGGCCGACCTCTTCCTACGTCTGTTATGgaaccatttttttccccccttgtcAGCTTTATTGGCCCATGACCCCACATGTTTACTTTCCAGTGGCGCTGTACACTGTGACTCATTatcatttaccaaaaaaaaatcaatctcaGCATTTCCTTCAAAGAAAGATTATATTTAGCACATTGACAGTGAAACGGTCTGGCGGCAACGTATCCTACTGAGCTAAGAAATTAGTCGGGTAGACAGTTACGAAGAAGGAGTCTGTGACTTAACAGCAAATTTTCTTTCagttaaaacaacacaaaacctTGATAAAAACATAACCAAGTTAATCAGTtggttttaaatcaaaccttgaGCCGAGCTCCATGATTCAgtgaagaagaagatgaagatcGAGATATAAATCCAAATCATGTCTCTGATTTATGATTTCCTTCTTCAGCAAACttgttgcagtaaaaaaaaaaaaaaattatcttgaaaCCATCGCATCAAGCCAAGATCCTGTGCTTGCTTTGCTCGTGCTGTTTCACTTTCCTTCAACCTTCAGTCTGAGCTTGACTGACGCTGCGCCACTGCCTCATGCACCCCAACCTAGAATCCTTCACACGCCTCCAAAATGAGGCCTATATATAAGATGTGTGACTAAACTAATCCCTCCCTTGTTCTTTCTCTTCCCCTTCTCCAAAACTGTTTTCCACTCAAACATCTGCCCTTTTTCTCCCACGCAGGGTGACGTCTGAAAAGTTAAGACACCAGTTTCCTTTCTTGCTAGTCACAtgatcaccttttttttttctaaggagTCTGTCAAACATATGGAGGCAGGCAACAACAGGTAAaatcatcattttatttattttcttatggtGTAAAAAACCTTTCCAGGCTTTTAAgaatttgctatattttttctttaaaattttgtCTGTGGATGTTCCACCTAA
This genomic interval carries:
- the LOC105934888 gene encoding cell surface glycoprotein CD200 receptor 1 isoform X2, with amino-acid sequence MIWIYISIFIFFFTESWSSAQGNTNSNTSVISNSTASPPKVYVNRKAVYNLGSTVELQCSNRTWIKTMFVIWDIELNHKKCKISFSNEGESFDSCNDGKSIRNNSIGQSFLHIPNFSASDVGAYKCELVYTGGNDNFITEVDVTAPPELSAWLERRNNKMVAVCRAERGKPAANISWSLAGNESVTQQQDPDGSVTVESQLENPELMDPENLTCIVRHKFWDQEKTLVPKLREAPPMLWILIPVIGIIFLLLTGFAVIALKKVIIHRQCEEADTPSKSPPTEDVEEVEPYASYVQRVNSIYN